From a region of the Castanea sativa cultivar Marrone di Chiusa Pesio chromosome 10, ASM4071231v1 genome:
- the LOC142612989 gene encoding uncharacterized protein LOC142612989 isoform X1, with amino-acid sequence MNFLSLTNAVKNLWDSWNIKAVVLLSLTLQVILILLAPLRKRTTNRIAILFIWVSYLLADWAASFAVGHISNGGKDSTNPCDKEKFVSSVGHYFFSSGKAKVTSCGGDKQGDALSSNNNIDLLAFWAPFLLVHLGGPDTITAFALEDNELWRRHFFSLIVQLAATVYVFWLTLPKNKLWIPTLLMFGAGIIKYLERTLALFLASLNRFRDSMLKEPDPGPNYAKLMEEYSSKKEAGLPTHIEMTPEPGKESKLKANVKEGRLTDVEVVIYAHRYFKTFKGLIVDLIFSFRERNESRNFFQIRTAEEALKVIELELNFIYEAFYTKVVVVHSVVGYIFRCISILFVLVAFGFFYSLDKHGFVDMDVQVTYTLLYGAIFLDLIALIMLFFSDWTIASIHTNWANWLFGKCYLYLAEKFLDVKKIRWRWSDVSGSEKIEVLNTRRLLRRWSESVSCFNLIVYCLKQRPYADKGPFNRWIDKIIDKYGIRNLVNECSCGDPIPTKKLPKKLWEFIFDELLEKSRDAADDAETTKKICSARGAYAILEGTFEIEEQHQKTITKITEEYIENVAYDESLLLWHVATELCFQETQKDAGHGDKKDGNWLRKVATKLICCLKPQGETVLEGASDGEYCVYSKLFSDYMIYLLVKQPDMMSAVAGIGQLRYRDTCAETVNFLSRRGIKKSLKEACDAIFDVDTEVRPVYVKGDRSKSVLFDACMLAKELKKLERDKKWEIISKVWAEMLSYAASHCRPATHAKEVSKGGQLISFVWLLMAHFGIGEQFQINEGHARAKLIVGK; translated from the coding sequence ATGAATTTTCTAAGTTTAACAAACGCTGTGAAGAATCTATGGGACTCATGGAATATCAAGGCGGTAGTTCTCTTAAGTCTGACACTCCAGGTCATTTTGATACTGCTTGCTCCGTTAAGAAAACGCACGACAAACAGAATAGCGATCTTGTTCATCTGGGTATCTTACTTGCTGGCTGACTGGGCAGCAAGCTTTGCCGTTGGACACATCTCTAACGGTGGCAAAGACTCTACTAATCCCTGTGATAAGGAAAAGTTTGTTAGTAGTGTTGGACACTACTTCTTCTCCAGTGGTAAAGCCAAAGTCACTAGTTGCGGTGGTGATAAGCAGGGAGACGCATTGTCCAGCAATAATAATATTGACCTTTTAGCATTTTGGGCTCCCTTCCTTTTGGTACACTTGGGTGGACCAGACACTATAACTGCATTTGCCCTTGAGGATAATGAGCTGTGGCGTAGGCACTTTTTCAGCCTCATCGTCCAACTTGCGGCGACTGTATACGTCTTCTGGCTCACACTCCCAAAAAACAAGCTATGGATCCCAACATTGTTGATGTTTGGGGCAGGAATCATCAAGTATCTTGAGCGGACATTGGCCTTGTTTCTTGCAAGCTTGAATAGGTTCCGAGATTCCATGCTTAAAGAACCTGATCCGGGGCCCAACTATGCTAAGCTCATGGAGGAATACTCTTCAAAGAAAGAAGCTGGACTACCAACACATATAGAAATGACACCAGAGCCAGGTAAAGAATCAAAGCTTAAAGCTAATGTGAAAGAAGGAAGATTAACCGATGTTGAAGTGGTGATATATGCTCACCGCTACTTCAAAACATTCAAGGGACTCATCGTTGACCTTATCTTCAGCTTCCGTGAGCGCAATGAAAGCCGAAATTTTTTCCAGATAAGAACTGCAGAAGAGGCGCTCAAAGTGATAGAGTTAGAACTCAACTTCATCTATGAAGCTTTCTATACCAAGGTGGTTGTGGTGCATAGTGTGGTGGGGTACATATTCCGGTGTATATCCATTCTTTTCGTTTTGGTGGCCTTTGGATTCTTCTATTCCTTGGACAAGCATGGTTTCGTGGACATGGATGTCCAGGTCACCTACACTTTGCTATATGGTGCCATATTCCTGGATCTAATTGCTCTCATCATGCTCTTTTTCTCTGATTGGACTATTGCTTCTATCCATACCAATTGGGCCAATTGGCTATTTGGAAAGTGCTATTTGTATCTTGCCGAAAAATTTCTTGACGTAAAGAAGATAAGGTGGAGGTGGAGTGATGTCTCTGGATCtgaaaaaattgaagtattGAATACGCGACGTTTGCTTCGCAGGTGGTCTGAATCCGTGTCATGTTTTAATCTGATAGTTTATTGCCTGAAGCAACGTCCATATGCAGACAAAGGGCCTTTTAACCGTTGGATCGATAAAATCATCGATAAATACGGTATTAGGAACCTTGTAAATGAATGCTCCTGTGGAGATCCAATTCCAACAAAAAAACTCCCTAAAAAGCTATGGGAATTTATCTTTGATGAGTTGCTAGAGAAATCCAGAGACGCCGCAGATGATGCAGAAACTACCAAGAAGATATGCTCAGCTAGAGGTGCTTATGCTATCCTAGAAGGCACTTTCGAAATCGAAGAGCAGCatcaaaaaacaataacaaaaataacagAGGAGTATATCGAAAACGTTGCCTATGATGAGAGTCTTCTGTTGTGGCACGTTGCTACTGAACTCTGCTTTCAGGAAACCCAAAAAGATGCTGGGCATGGAGACAAAAAAGATGGCAATTGGTTGCGGAAGGTTGCTACTAAACTGATCTGCTGTCTAAAACCCCAAGGCGAAACGGTCCTTGAAGGAGCCAGTGATGGTGAGTACTGTGTTTATAGCAAACTTTTCTCAGATTACATGATATATCTTTTAGTGAAGCAGCCTGACATGATGTCAGCGGTGGCTGGAATAGGGCAACTAAGATATAGGGATACCTGTGCTGAAACTGTAAATTTCCTTAGCAGAAGGGGgataaaaaaaagtctcaaagAAGCCTGTGACGCCATCTTTGACGTGGATACAGAAGTTAGACCTGTTTATGTCAAGGGAGATAGAAGCAAATCTGTACTGTTTGATGCATGTATGCTGGCCAAAGAACTGAAAAAACTGGAGCGTGATAAGAAATGGGAGATAATAAGCAAAGTATGGGCGGAAATGTTGTC
- the LOC142612989 gene encoding uncharacterized protein LOC142612989 isoform X2, translating to MNFLSLTNAVKNLWDSWNIKAVVLLSLTLQVILILLAPLRKRTTNRIAILFIWVSYLLADWAASFAVGHISNGGKDSTNPCDKEKFVSSVGHYFFSSGKAKVTSCGGDKQGDALSSNNNIDLLAFWAPFLLVHLGGPDTITAFALEDNELWRRHFFSLIVQLAATVYVFWLTLPKNKLWIPTLLMFGAGIIKYLERTLALFLASLNRFRDSMLKEPDPGPNYAKLMEEYSSKKEAGLPTHIEMTPEPGKESKLKANVKEGRLTDVEVVIYAHRYFKTFKGLIVDLIFSFRERNESRNFFQIRTAEEALKVIELELNFIYEAFYTKVVVVHSVVGYIFRCISILFVLVAFGFFYSLDKHGFVDMDVQVTYTLLYGAIFLDLIALIMLFFSDWTIASIHTNWANWLFGKCYLYLAEKFLDVKKIRWRWSDVSGSEKIEVLNTRRLLRRWSESVSCFNLIVYCLKQRPYADKGPFNRWIDKIIDKYGIRNLVNECSCGDPIPTKKLPKKLWEFIFDELLEKSRDAADDAETTKKICSARGAYAILEGTFEIEEQHQKTITKITEEYIENVAYDESLLLWHVATELCFQETQKDAGHGDKKDGNWLRKVATKLICCLKPQGETVLEGASDEGG from the exons ATGAATTTTCTAAGTTTAACAAACGCTGTGAAGAATCTATGGGACTCATGGAATATCAAGGCGGTAGTTCTCTTAAGTCTGACACTCCAGGTCATTTTGATACTGCTTGCTCCGTTAAGAAAACGCACGACAAACAGAATAGCGATCTTGTTCATCTGGGTATCTTACTTGCTGGCTGACTGGGCAGCAAGCTTTGCCGTTGGACACATCTCTAACGGTGGCAAAGACTCTACTAATCCCTGTGATAAGGAAAAGTTTGTTAGTAGTGTTGGACACTACTTCTTCTCCAGTGGTAAAGCCAAAGTCACTAGTTGCGGTGGTGATAAGCAGGGAGACGCATTGTCCAGCAATAATAATATTGACCTTTTAGCATTTTGGGCTCCCTTCCTTTTGGTACACTTGGGTGGACCAGACACTATAACTGCATTTGCCCTTGAGGATAATGAGCTGTGGCGTAGGCACTTTTTCAGCCTCATCGTCCAACTTGCGGCGACTGTATACGTCTTCTGGCTCACACTCCCAAAAAACAAGCTATGGATCCCAACATTGTTGATGTTTGGGGCAGGAATCATCAAGTATCTTGAGCGGACATTGGCCTTGTTTCTTGCAAGCTTGAATAGGTTCCGAGATTCCATGCTTAAAGAACCTGATCCGGGGCCCAACTATGCTAAGCTCATGGAGGAATACTCTTCAAAGAAAGAAGCTGGACTACCAACACATATAGAAATGACACCAGAGCCAGGTAAAGAATCAAAGCTTAAAGCTAATGTGAAAGAAGGAAGATTAACCGATGTTGAAGTGGTGATATATGCTCACCGCTACTTCAAAACATTCAAGGGACTCATCGTTGACCTTATCTTCAGCTTCCGTGAGCGCAATGAAAGCCGAAATTTTTTCCAGATAAGAACTGCAGAAGAGGCGCTCAAAGTGATAGAGTTAGAACTCAACTTCATCTATGAAGCTTTCTATACCAAGGTGGTTGTGGTGCATAGTGTGGTGGGGTACATATTCCGGTGTATATCCATTCTTTTCGTTTTGGTGGCCTTTGGATTCTTCTATTCCTTGGACAAGCATGGTTTCGTGGACATGGATGTCCAGGTCACCTACACTTTGCTATATGGTGCCATATTCCTGGATCTAATTGCTCTCATCATGCTCTTTTTCTCTGATTGGACTATTGCTTCTATCCATACCAATTGGGCCAATTGGCTATTTGGAAAGTGCTATTTGTATCTTGCCGAAAAATTTCTTGACGTAAAGAAGATAAGGTGGAGGTGGAGTGATGTCTCTGGATCtgaaaaaattgaagtattGAATACGCGACGTTTGCTTCGCAGGTGGTCTGAATCCGTGTCATGTTTTAATCTGATAGTTTATTGCCTGAAGCAACGTCCATATGCAGACAAAGGGCCTTTTAACCGTTGGATCGATAAAATCATCGATAAATACGGTATTAGGAACCTTGTAAATGAATGCTCCTGTGGAGATCCAATTCCAACAAAAAAACTCCCTAAAAAGCTATGGGAATTTATCTTTGATGAGTTGCTAGAGAAATCCAGAGACGCCGCAGATGATGCAGAAACTACCAAGAAGATATGCTCAGCTAGAGGTGCTTATGCTATCCTAGAAGGCACTTTCGAAATCGAAGAGCAGCatcaaaaaacaataacaaaaataacagAGGAGTATATCGAAAACGTTGCCTATGATGAGAGTCTTCTGTTGTGGCACGTTGCTACTGAACTCTGCTTTCAGGAAACCCAAAAAGATGCTGGGCATGGAGACAAAAAAGATGGCAATTGGTTGCGGAAGGTTGCTACTAAACTGATCTGCTGTCTAAAACCCCAAGGCGAAACGGTCCTTGAAGGAGCCAGTGATG AAGGGGgataa